The Halalkalicoccus tibetensis genome contains the following window.
CTGTATCTCTGTGACACGCCGGGGTTCATGGCCGGCTCCGGGGTCGAGAAGGACGCGATCCTCGAGAAGGGCAAGAAGATGATCTACGCGACCTCCTCGGCGACGGTACCCAAACAGTGCGTGGTGGTGCGCAAGGCCTACGGGGCGGGCATCTACGCGATGAGCGGGCCGGCCTACGACCCCGAGAGCACGATCGCCCTCCCCTCGGGCGAGATCGCGATCATGGGCCCGGAGGCGGCGATCAACGCCGTCTACGCCAACCGGCTCGCCGACATCGACGACGAGGAGGAGCGCGCCGCCCGCGAGGCGGAGCTGCGCGAGGAGTACCGCGAGGACATCGACGTCCACCGGATGGCCAGCGAGGCGGTCATCGACGAGATCGTCCCGCCGAGCACGCTGCGCGAGGAGCTCGCCAACCGCTTCGCGTTCTACGAGGACCTCGAGAAGGAGCTGCCCGAGAAGAAACACGGGACGGTGCTCTGAGGCCGGAACGACGCCGACGGCGGGGGCTTTGGCGTTCAGGGAAGCCGTTTGAGCAGCTCCAGGGCCCGATCGCGCACCCCGTCCGGGAGGACGTAGCCGAGCCAAACCATGTACTTCCAGGGGCCGACGATCCGCCGGCGCGGGCGGTCCTCGCTCTCGGCGATCTCGATGACCACCTCCGCGACGTCCTCGGGCTGGACGTGACCGAGCGCGCGGTCGATGAGCCGTCGGCCGTACCTGCGGGTGTCGAAGAGGGTGTAGAACCATTCGTAGGCGCCGGTCCGCTCGAGCTTGTCGATCTCCCCGATCGCGCGCTCGCCGAACTCCGTCTCGACGGGGCCGGGTTCGAGCGAGACGACGTCGACGTCGTGGTCGGAGAGCTCGACCCGAAGGGTGTCGCTCAGCGCCTCGAGGGCCCACTTCGAGCTCGCGTAGGCGCCCTGGCCCATGAGTATCGTCCGTCCGTAGACGCTCGAGGTGTTGACGATCAGCCCCGAGCCCTGCTCGCGCATGTAGGGAAGGACCGCCCGGGCGACCCGATGGGCCCCGAAGTAGTTGACCTCGAACTGTTCGCGCAGCTGCTCGGTCGGGAGCTCCTCGAGGGGGCCGATCTGGCCGTAGCCCGCGTTGTTGAACAGGCAGTCGATCCGGCCCTGCTCGTCGACGATCCGATCGGCGACGACCCCCGCGTCACCCGGATCGGTGACGTCGAGCTTCGCGACGTGACAGCCCGCCTCCTCGAGGTCGTCGATCGACGACCGATCGGGGGCGGTGGCGTACACCTCCCAGCCACGCTCGTTGAAGGCGAGGGCGGTCGCATGGCCGATTCCCGACGAACAGCCGGTGATGAGAACGGTTGGACTCACGTCTCCCGACTCGCACGCGACGGTCATACCCGTGCTGCCGGCAGCTGATCGGGTTTCGGGAACCCGGCTTAGGATCCCTCCTATCGGTGTATAGGGAATAGATAACAATACCGACAGGTCGCGTAGATCGAACGGATGTCGACACACGAGGGGGGAGCGATGAGCGCGCTCTCACGACACGAGCCGGCGCTGTGGGGGATCGTCGTCGTTTCGATGGTCGCGGACACCGTCCTGACGTACTACGGGGTCGAGCGGGGGCTGGTCGAGGGCAATCCGATCGCGCGCTACGGCCTCGAACAGTTCGGATACGCGTCGTTGGGCGTCCTCAAGCTGTTCGCGCTCGGTGTCGGGCTCGCTGGGCGCGCAGTGTTACCGGCGGGCTACACCGCCGTCGTCCCGCTGGGGCTCGCGATCCCCTGGACGATCGCCTCGCTGATCAACGTGACCCTGATCGTCGTGGCCACCTAGGCCTTCAGCGAGAGCACCGTCCGGTCGAACTCACAGACCAGTTCGTCGTCCCCGTTGAACGCCTCGACGTGCATGGTGACGACGCCGCGCTCGCCGTCGCTGGTCTCGCGTTTGTCGGTGACGGTCGAGCGCGCGCGGATCGTGTCGCCGTGGAAGACGGGCGCGGGATGTGAGACGTCGTCGTACGAGAGGTTCGCGACGATCGTTCCATCCGTCGTCTCGGGGATCGTCAGCCCGACCGCCAGCGACATGGTGTAGAGGCCGTTGACGACGCGCTCGCCGAACTGGCTCTCGGAGGCGAACTCGCCGTCGAGATGCAGCGGCTGCTGATTCATGGTCATGTCACAGAAGCGCTGGTTGTCGGCCTCGCTCACGGTGCGGCGTTTGTCGTGCTCGATCGTCTCGCCGACCTCGAACTCCCCGTAGTACAGTCCGGGCATGGGCTGGCGTCGGCCGGATCGGGCAAAACCCTGCCGGTGGGGGTTTATGCCCCGCCCGGCCGTCGCGCCGGCATGATCGGACGCAGCGTGCTGTTCACGCCGGGCGACCGTCCCGAAATGCTTCGCAAGGCACCCGCGGCGGGCGCGGACGTGGTCGTTTTCGACCTCGAGGACGCCGTCGCCCCCGGCCGGAAGGCCGAGGCCCGCGAGGCGGTCGCCGAGGTCCTGTCGGATCCGGAGTTCGATCCCGCCTGCGAGGTCCGCGTGCGGGTCAACCCCGAGTTCGAGAACGACCTCGCGATCCTCGACCGCACCCGGCCCGACGGCCTCATGCTGCCGAAGGCGGCGAGCGGGGCGGACGTCGCGGCGCTCGACGAACGGGTCCGCGAGCACGGCGACTCGCTTCCCGTCATCGCGTTGATCGAGAGCGCCCGGGGCGTGCTCGCGGCGCCCGAGATCGCCGCCTACGAGGCGACCGACGCGCTCGCCTTCGGTGCCGAGGACCTCGCGGCGGACATCGGGGCCACTCGGAGCGAGGAGGGGACGGAGGTGCTCTACGCCCGCGAGCGCGTCGTGATCGCCGCGAGCGCCGCCGGCTGTGGGGCGGTCGACACCGTCTACACCGCGATCGAGGACCGGGAGGGGCTCGCCGAGGAGACCCGGTTCGCCGCCGGACTGGGCTACGACGGCAAGATGGCGATCCACCCCGCTCAGGTCGGTCCCATCAACCAGGCCTTCTCGCCCGATCCGGAGGACGTCGAGTGGGCGAAGCGCGTCCTCGAGGCCCGCGAGCGGGCCGAACGCGAGGGACGGGGCGTCTTCCGGGTCGACGGCGAGATGATCGACGCGCCGTTGGTCGCCCGTGCCGAGCAGGTCCTCGAGCGTGTCCGCCTCGCCGAGGGCGATCACGGGAGCCGCTAAACAGCTTCGAGGTCTGCTCCGGCATGCTTAACATCGCGCTGGGAGTGATGATAGACCATGGCCGAGCAGACGAACCCGTTCGAGAGCTTACAGGAGCAGATCGACGACGCCGCCGCCTACCTCGACCTCGGGGAGGACGTGCTCGGCCGGCTGAAACATCCCGAACGCGTCCTCGAGACGAACCTCTCGGTCGAGCTCGACGACGGATCGCTCGGGCGCTTTCGGGCCTTCCGCTCGCAGTTCAACGGCGATCGCGGCCCGTACAAGGGCGGAATCAGATACCACCCGGACGTCTCCCGGGACGAGGTGAAGGCCCTCTCGGGATGGATGGTCTACAAGACCGCGATCGTTGGCATCCCCTACGGCGGCGGCAAGGGCGGGATTGTCATCGATCCCCGCGAGTACTCCGAGGCCGAACTCGAGCGGATCACACGGGCCTTCGCGACCGAACTACGCCCCTTTATCGGCGAGGATCGGGACATCCCCGCGCCGGACGTCAACACCGGCCAGCGCGAGATGAACTGGCTGAAGGACACCTACGAGACCCTGGAGAACACCACCGAACCCGGCGTCGTCACCGGGAAGGCCATCGAGAGCGGCGGCAGCGAGGGCCGTGTCGAGGCGACGGGACGCTCGACGATGCTCACCGCCCGCGAGGCGTTCGACTACCTCGGCCGGGACGTCGCGGACGCGACCGTCGCGGTCCAGGGCTACGGCAACGCCGGCTGGGTCGCCGCGAACCTCTTGGAGAAGCAGGGCGCGACGATCGTCGCCGTCAGCGACTCCTCGGGGGCGATCCACAGCGAGTCGGGCCTCGACACCCGAGCGGTGCGCGAGCACAAGGACGAAACCGGCAGCGTCTCGGGTTTCGAGGGCGCCGACGAGGAGTTCTCGGGCGAGGAGCTGCTGACGCTGGACGTCGACCTGCTCGTGCCCGCGGCCCTCGAAAACGCCATCGACGAGGAGCTCGCCCGCGAGGTCGGGGCCGACGTGATCGTCGAGGCCGCCAACGGCCCGCTGACGCCGCGGGCCGACGACGTGCTGACCGACCGCGACGTGGCGGTCTTCCCCGACATCCTCGCGAACGCCGGCGGCGTCACGGTGAGCTACTTCGAGTGGGTCCAGAACCGCCAGCGCTTCTACTGGGACGAGGAGCGCGTGAACGACGAGCTCGAGACCGTCATCGTGAACGCGTTCGATGACCTCGTCCAGACCTACGAGACCCACGACGTGCCGAGCTTCCGCATCGCCGCCTACGTCGTCGCCATCGACCGGGTCGCGCAGGCCTTCGAGGAGGGCGGCACCTTCCCCTGAAAGCCCTCAGAATCGACTGGCGTCGATTCTTCGCCCTTTTCATTTCCAAGAAAAGACCACGACTGGTCTTTTCGGGTCCAGAAAATCGCGAAGCGATTTTCGAGACCACCAGGCCGCGTTGCGAGGGGTTCGGATCCGAACCCCTCGCTGGGGACGCCAGCCCTTCCCCGTCCCGCGCGTGCGGCCGCCGAGGTGGCGGCCGCACTCGCGCCGGCCACCGCACCGCGCGATCGGTTCGGATCGAACCACAACGAACTAAGCGTCCGGTTTCGTATGGCGCGCCATGGCACGTACGACGCAGGCGACGACGGACAAGGGACTGGGATTCGGGCTGCTGTTCGGGCTGCTCGCGGTCGGCGGGGCGCTCGCGATGGTCGCCGCGCCCGTCGACCTCCTCGCGGCGTGGGGGTTCGCGGCCGCGGTGCTCGCGGGCTGTGTCCTGATCGTCGCCGTCCACGCCTACGCATAGCCGGGAAATCGTTAAGGCCGTCAGCGCCCTACTCCGTGTAATGACCGACATCACGGACGAGGACCAGCGCATCGTCGCCTACCTCCGTGACAGCGTCTCGGCCGGCGAGAGCTACTTCCGATCGAAGAACATCGCGGAGGCGCTCGGCCTCTCCTCGAAGCAGGTCGGCGCGCGGCTCCCCC
Protein-coding sequences here:
- a CDS encoding SDR family oxidoreductase, which encodes MTVACESGDVSPTVLITGCSSGIGHATALAFNERGWEVYATAPDRSSIDDLEEAGCHVAKLDVTDPGDAGVVADRIVDEQGRIDCLFNNAGYGQIGPLEELPTEQLREQFEVNYFGAHRVARAVLPYMREQGSGLIVNTSSVYGRTILMGQGAYASSKWALEALSDTLRVELSDHDVDVVSLEPGPVETEFGERAIGEIDKLERTGAYEWFYTLFDTRRYGRRLIDRALGHVQPEDVAEVVIEIAESEDRPRRRIVGPWKYMVWLGYVLPDGVRDRALELLKRLP
- a CDS encoding CoA ester lyase codes for the protein MIGRSVLFTPGDRPEMLRKAPAAGADVVVFDLEDAVAPGRKAEAREAVAEVLSDPEFDPACEVRVRVNPEFENDLAILDRTRPDGLMLPKAASGADVAALDERVREHGDSLPVIALIESARGVLAAPEIAAYEATDALAFGAEDLAADIGATRSEEGTEVLYARERVVIAASAAGCGAVDTVYTAIEDREGLAEETRFAAGLGYDGKMAIHPAQVGPINQAFSPDPEDVEWAKRVLEARERAEREGRGVFRVDGEMIDAPLVARAEQVLERVRLAEGDHGSR
- a CDS encoding DUF5658 family protein; its protein translation is MSALSRHEPALWGIVVVSMVADTVLTYYGVERGLVEGNPIARYGLEQFGYASLGVLKLFALGVGLAGRAVLPAGYTAVVPLGLAIPWTIASLINVTLIVVAT
- a CDS encoding MaoC family dehydratase, whose translation is MPGLYYGEFEVGETIEHDKRRTVSEADNQRFCDMTMNQQPLHLDGEFASESQFGERVVNGLYTMSLAVGLTIPETTDGTIVANLSYDDVSHPAPVFHGDTIRARSTVTDKRETSDGERGVVTMHVEAFNGDDELVCEFDRTVLSLKA
- a CDS encoding Glu/Leu/Phe/Val dehydrogenase; amino-acid sequence: MAEQTNPFESLQEQIDDAAAYLDLGEDVLGRLKHPERVLETNLSVELDDGSLGRFRAFRSQFNGDRGPYKGGIRYHPDVSRDEVKALSGWMVYKTAIVGIPYGGGKGGIVIDPREYSEAELERITRAFATELRPFIGEDRDIPAPDVNTGQREMNWLKDTYETLENTTEPGVVTGKAIESGGSEGRVEATGRSTMLTAREAFDYLGRDVADATVAVQGYGNAGWVAANLLEKQGATIVAVSDSSGAIHSESGLDTRAVREHKDETGSVSGFEGADEEFSGEELLTLDVDLLVPAALENAIDEELAREVGADVIVEAANGPLTPRADDVLTDRDVAVFPDILANAGGVTVSYFEWVQNRQRFYWDEERVNDELETVIVNAFDDLVQTYETHDVPSFRIAAYVVAIDRVAQAFEEGGTFP